A single region of the Sorghum bicolor cultivar BTx623 chromosome 7, Sorghum_bicolor_NCBIv3, whole genome shotgun sequence genome encodes:
- the LOC8060956 gene encoding putative F-box protein At5g52610: protein MAILKRRSSTDTDTDSTKSSAAAAAAGGEASAVTAASSLSDDMLAEIILRLPVESVARSKCVSKTWCATVADSYLRRRLPLQLSVVYFPENDDAGSARGKARPRFACADSAAADGGVGLLRDRDLCFFPFLDVSVVCDACNGLLLLRAAGTKRFYVVDPVTRRWAALPPPSRDPRLSMLAFDPSSPRRGGYHVVNFTGRWRDRGGEVEVYSSETRAWSLRDAEFGVPAASLSGSVHFHAGAVYVLASDPDCVVRMDVTEAGIACAVAELPEPADGGGGGDGRLAHSAGRLHYVATDGALRVKVWVLDGESPADALQWRLKHAVKLGDVVQLGKKCGCGRGSEARFLALHPEKDAVYVWSAGKLLEYDLTRKEVAGVWAFGKGEKNRVVKTWLVPSSMYLSDCLPLADA from the coding sequence ATGGCGATCCTGAAGAGGCGTTCTTCCACTGACACCGACACTGACAGCACCAagagctccgcggcggcggcggcggccggaggAGAGGCTAGTGCTGTGACGGCGGCCAGCAGCCTGAGCGACGACATGCTGGCGGAGATCATCCTCCGGCTGCCCGTCGAGTCCGTGGCGCGGTCCAAGTGCGTGTCCAAGACGTGGTGCGCCACCGTCGCCGACAGCTACCTGCGCCGCAGGCTCCCGCTGCAGCTGTCCGTGGTCTATTTCCCCGAAAACGATGACGCCGGCTCCGCCCGCGGCAAGGCGCGGCCACGGTTCGCGTGCGCggactccgccgccgccgacggcggTGTCGGCCTGCTCCGGGACCGCGACCTCTGCTTCTTCCCGTTCCTCGACGTCTCCGTCGTCTGCGACGCCTGCAAcggcctgctcctcctccgcgcCGCAGGCACCAAAAGGTTCTACGTCGTGGACCCGGTCACGAGGCGCTGGGCCGCGCTCCCGCCGCCGTCGAGGGACCCGCGCCTGTCCATGCTCGCCTTCGACCCCTCCTCCCCGCGCCGCGGCGGCTACCACGTGGTCAACTTCACCGGCCGGTGGCGCGACCGCGGGGGCGAGGTGGAGGTGTACTCGTCGGAGACGCGGGCGTGGTCGCTGCGCGACGCCGAGTTCGGCGTGCCCGCGGCCTCGCTCTCGGGCTCCGTGCATTTCCACGCCGGCGCCGTCTACGTCCTCGCCTCCGACCCGGACTGCGTCGTGCGCATGGACGTCACCGAGGCCGGCATCGCTTGCGCGGTCGCCGAGCTCCCCGAGCccgcggacggcggcggcggcggcgacggccgccTTGCGCACTCCGCGGGGCGGCTGCACTACGTCGCCACCGACGGTGCGCTGCGAGTCAAGGTCTGGGTGCTCGACGGCGAATCACCAGCTGATGCGCTCCAGTGGCGGCTGAAGCACGCCGTCAAACTCGGCGACGTCGTCCAGCTGGGGAAAAAGTGCGGCTGCGGCAGGGGAAGCGAGGCCAGGTTCCTGGCGCTGCACCCGGAGAAGGACGCGGTGTATGTGTGGTCGGCGGGGAAGCTCCTGGAGTATGACCTGACGAGGAAGGAGGTCGCCGGAGTGTGGGCGTTTGGCAAGGGCGAGAAGAATCGTGTCGTCAAGACGTGGCTTGTCCCGTCATCGATGTACCTGTCCGACTGCCTGCCTCTGGCTGATGCATAG
- the LOC8061884 gene encoding triacylglycerol lipase 2 isoform X1 gives MGTAAVALALLFLSSTLRLAVVVGARVIHQPYGGGGGGGPCALAVAPLGYTCEEHQVTTADGYILSLQRIPRGRGGGAAGGRGGGGASSSRAGQPVLLQHGVLVDGMSWLLASPEESLPFILADRGFDVWIANNRGTRWSRRHVSLDPSSRLYWNWSWDDLVVNDLPAMVDFVNTQTGQKPHYIGHSMGTLVALAAFSEGRVVDQLKSAALLTPVAYLAHITTPIGILLAKAFVGEALSDLLGVAEFDPVAPPVTNLIRAFCRRPGMNCYDLLGSITGKNYCLNSSAVDVFLKYEPQPTSTKTMVHFAQTVRDGVLTKYDYVLPERNIASYGQAEPPVYEMSGIPAGFPLFLSYGGRDSLADPADVRLLLQDLRGHDRDKLTVQYLDQFAHLDFIIGVCAKDYVYKDMIAFLNRFN, from the exons ATGGGCACTGCTGCCGTCGCGCTGGCGCTGCTGTTCTTGTCGTCGACCCTGcgcctcgccgtcgtcgtcggagcCCGCGTCATCCACCAGCcgtacggcggcggcggaggtggtGGACCATGCGCGCTGGCCGTGGCGCCGCTCGGCTACACCTGCGAGGAGCACCAG GTGACGACGGCGGACGGATACATCTTGAGCTTGCAAAGGATCCCgaggggccgcggcggcggcgcggccggagggcgtggcggtggcggtgcctCGTCCTCGCGCGCGGGGCAGCCGGTGCTCCTGCAGCATGGGGTCCTTGTG GACGGCATGTCATGGCTGCTGGCCTCGCCGGAGGAGTCGCTGCCGTTCATCCTCGCCGACCGCGGCTTCGACGTCTGGATCGCCAACAACCGGGGCACCCGCTGGAGCCGCCGCCACGTCTCGCTCGACCCCTCAAGCCGG CTCTACTGGAACTGGTCCTGGGATGACCTGGTGGTCAACGACTTGCCGGCCATGGTTGACTTCGTCAACACACAGACCGGGCAGAAGCCTCACTACATCGGACACTCCATG GGGACGCTGGTGGCGCTGGCGGCCTTCTCGGAGGGCCGGGTGGTGGACCAGCTGAAATCCGCGGCGCTGCTCACGCCGGTGGCCTACCTCGCCCACATCACCACCCCCATCGGCATCCTGCTAGCCAAGGCCTTCGTCGGCGAG GCGCTCTCGGACCTCCTCGGCGTCGCCGAGTTCGACCCGGTAGC GCCGCCGGTGACGAACCTGATCAGGGCGTTCTGCCGCCGGCCAGGCATGAACTGCTACGACCTTCTCGGATCCATCACCGGCAAGAACTACTGCCTTAACAGCTCCGCCGTCGACGTCTTCCTCAAGTACGAGCCCCAGCCGACCTCCACCAAAACCATGGTCCACTTCGCTCAAA CCGTGCGCGACGGCGTGCTGACCAAGTACGACTACGTGCTGCCGGAGCGAAACATCGCGAGCTACGGCCAGGCCGAGCCGCCGGTGTACGAGATGTCCGGCATCCCGGCGGGCTTCCCGCTCTTCCTCAGCTACGGCGGCCGGGACTCGCTCGCCGACCCCGCCGACGTGCGCCTCCTGCTGCAGGACCTCCGGGGCCACGACCGCGACAAGCTCACGGTGCAGTACCTTGACCAGTTCGCGCACCTCGACTTCATCATCGGCGTCTGCGCCAAGGACTACGTCTACAAGGACATGATCGCCTTCCTCAACCGCTTCAACTAG
- the LOC8061884 gene encoding triacylglycerol lipase 2 isoform X2 — MYVCCLLVLLPVLAFQHLCSFRCDRAVSPDPERSGQIETDAGRLSSCCVIQSFDGMSWLLASPEESLPFILADRGFDVWIANNRGTRWSRRHVSLDPSSRLYWNWSWDDLVVNDLPAMVDFVNTQTGQKPHYIGHSMGTLVALAAFSEGRVVDQLKSAALLTPVAYLAHITTPIGILLAKAFVGEALSDLLGVAEFDPVAPPVTNLIRAFCRRPGMNCYDLLGSITGKNYCLNSSAVDVFLKYEPQPTSTKTMVHFAQTVRDGVLTKYDYVLPERNIASYGQAEPPVYEMSGIPAGFPLFLSYGGRDSLADPADVRLLLQDLRGHDRDKLTVQYLDQFAHLDFIIGVCAKDYVYKDMIAFLNRFN, encoded by the exons ATGTACGTGTGCTgcctgctggtgctgctgccAGTACTTGCCTTCCAACACCTATGCTCCTTTCGGTGCGATCGGGCTGTCAGTCCGGATCCAGAACGCTCCGGTCAGATCGAGACAGATGCCGGCCGCTTGTCCTCGTGCTGCGTGATACAGTCTTTT GACGGCATGTCATGGCTGCTGGCCTCGCCGGAGGAGTCGCTGCCGTTCATCCTCGCCGACCGCGGCTTCGACGTCTGGATCGCCAACAACCGGGGCACCCGCTGGAGCCGCCGCCACGTCTCGCTCGACCCCTCAAGCCGG CTCTACTGGAACTGGTCCTGGGATGACCTGGTGGTCAACGACTTGCCGGCCATGGTTGACTTCGTCAACACACAGACCGGGCAGAAGCCTCACTACATCGGACACTCCATG GGGACGCTGGTGGCGCTGGCGGCCTTCTCGGAGGGCCGGGTGGTGGACCAGCTGAAATCCGCGGCGCTGCTCACGCCGGTGGCCTACCTCGCCCACATCACCACCCCCATCGGCATCCTGCTAGCCAAGGCCTTCGTCGGCGAG GCGCTCTCGGACCTCCTCGGCGTCGCCGAGTTCGACCCGGTAGC GCCGCCGGTGACGAACCTGATCAGGGCGTTCTGCCGCCGGCCAGGCATGAACTGCTACGACCTTCTCGGATCCATCACCGGCAAGAACTACTGCCTTAACAGCTCCGCCGTCGACGTCTTCCTCAAGTACGAGCCCCAGCCGACCTCCACCAAAACCATGGTCCACTTCGCTCAAA CCGTGCGCGACGGCGTGCTGACCAAGTACGACTACGTGCTGCCGGAGCGAAACATCGCGAGCTACGGCCAGGCCGAGCCGCCGGTGTACGAGATGTCCGGCATCCCGGCGGGCTTCCCGCTCTTCCTCAGCTACGGCGGCCGGGACTCGCTCGCCGACCCCGCCGACGTGCGCCTCCTGCTGCAGGACCTCCGGGGCCACGACCGCGACAAGCTCACGGTGCAGTACCTTGACCAGTTCGCGCACCTCGACTTCATCATCGGCGTCTGCGCCAAGGACTACGTCTACAAGGACATGATCGCCTTCCTCAACCGCTTCAACTAG